The Solibacillus sp. FSL R7-0668 genome includes the window GCATTTTTTTCATAGACAATGGAAGCTTGCTTTGCTCCGGTAACAAGTAATACCTTTTGCAAAAAATTTTTTGTAACTTGTAGCTGTGTTTCATACTCATTAATATTCACTTGAAATTCCATCACATTTTCTAATGTAGCCGATTTTTGCAGTAAGGTATCATAGCTACGTAATAGCTTTGCTGTGATTAAGTAAACGAGTAAGGCTATGACTACAGCATAGTTTCCATACATTAAGATAAAGACATATAACGCTGTACCTAACAATATAAAAAACACAGAATATAATAGCTCTCCAAATAGCCGTCCTTTATATTTAACGGCTTTTAAGTAAGTTTCCTGCTTATTTAAAATCATAAAGGCAACTCCACTGAAAAGCCCAAATATTGCATAAAACAGACTATTCACAAACAGCATTTGTAAAAAGGACATTGTTTCAAAATCAAAGCCAATTCCCTTAATAAGGCTATAAGACAGTAAAGGACCGACTAAAAACACCAGTGAATAGATCGGGTATTGTGAGAAATTTCCCGTTTTCGTGCGACCTAGTAAAAAAGCAATAACAGCTAATTGATAATAAAGTAACATCATCGGCAACCCGTACAAGTATAAAATCGGAATTGTTAACCAAAAAACATTTATGCGCTTCACTTGTCCATATTTTAATGGATAGCAGGCACCAATACATATTACTAACAATAAGCTTAAAAATGTAAATAAATCTATTTGATGCGAAGGCACTCTATCAAATAAGAGGGCCAGCACAATTGTTACAATTATGAAAACAACTGTATTCATGATTATTCTTTTTAAATAGCTATACATATTTCCCCCACCAGAAAACACTTAAGTCCAACTATAGTACCAAACTAGCGATTCGATGTCACCTGATTTCTCATAAGCGGGTAATTTTCTGTCGTATCTCGCTCAATAAATAGAGTGAACCTGTCACAATTCGTATTTTTTTACTATTTATTGGAGTATGTAGCAAAGCATCTACATCTTTTACAACGGATTTTTTACTGGCATTACTTTTTTGAAGTAATTGCTGGGCTGGCATTGCACGTGGATTCTCTATATCCACAAAATAGAAGATGTCACTCACTTGTTCCAGCATGCTTAAAATTTTGTCTACATCCTTATCCGCTAATAAACCAACGACAAATTCGATCTGTTGTGCTGGAAATTGCTGCTGAATCGTTTGTACGAGCATTTCGATACTCGCTGGGTTATGTGCCCCATCAAAATAAACATCGGGTAATACTTGTTCAAAACGCCCCGCTAGTTTTGCTTTGCTAACGGCTTGCTTGATTTTTTCTTTGTTTACTGGCAAATCAAATGCTTGAAGCACTTGTAAAAATGCAGTAATTGCCAGCGCCATATTTTTTCCTTGATGTGTTCCTAAAAATTGACGAGATAACTGGTCAATGGACAGCCCTATTGAAGTATGTGTATAACTTTCGTACAGTTTAGTTGGTGTCACACTAAATTCACGCCCGTATTGCGCTATGGACGTATGCTTGCTATGCGCTTCCTGTTCGAAAATACATTGAACCTCCTGTGGCACCTCGCCAAGTACAACAGGTCGACCTGGCTTGATAATACCCGCTTTATGTGAGGCGATACTAGCGAGTGTCGTGCCTAAAAAATTTGTATGCTCTAGCGCAATGCTTGTAATAACTGAGACAATCGGCGTCACCACATTCGTACTATCTTCACGCCCCCCCATACCGGCTTCAAGCAGCACTAAATCCACCTGCTGCTGCTTGAAAAAAAGCAACGCGACGACGGTTAACAGTTCAAAATCAGTTAACTTCCCACTTAAGCCATATTCCTGTAATTGTTGAAAAATCGCATCTAGCTGCTGGGCATTAATTGCCACACCATTGATTTGAATTTGATCATGGATATCGACAACGCATGGTGACATAAACTTCCCAACAGATAGGCTATATTCACGGGCCATTGCCTCCACAAAGGTTAAGGTAGACCCCTTGCCATTCGTACCGGCAAAATGCACAACCTTTAGCTCTTTTTCAGGGTTTCCAAGTATTTCAAGCGCCTGTTCAATCGAAGCTAAACCTGGTTGAATCACCGGATCACTCGCTACTTGCCAACGTTCTTTATAGACATCTAATAACGGTATCATTTATACCCATCCTTTGCTTACAAAATAGCTTCGCACTTCGGCAATGAAATAAAGTGAGCCTGTAATGACCAGCACCTCATCCGCCGTTATCTGTTCCATTTTTTGCTCAAGTAGTGCAATCCAATTTTCATTGGCAAACTTTTGTTGATGATGACTTTGTGCAAATAATTGCGCCGCTGTAGCTGCACGTGGTAAGTCAATTTGTGTGAAATGCATTTCTGAAGCAATTTGATCCATTAATTGAATGCTGAGCGCATGATCTTTGTCCTGTAATGCCGCATAAACAAAGACGTATTGTTTATTCGGAACCACTTGTTGCAATGTCTCAATAAGTGCGGTTGTTCCTTCCGAATTATGCGCTCCATCTAATACAATATTAGGGCGCACCCATTCAAAGCGACCTTCCCATTTTGCTTTTTTCAATGCTTCACGTATTTTCACTTCATCTAATTCTTGCAAAAATAGCTTCGTTGCCGTAATCGCAAGTGCCGCATTGGCAATTTGATGCTCACCAAACATCGCTAGCTCCACATTTCTTAGCTCCATCTCACCTAAATAATCGAACAGCCCTTGATGAGGCTTTGCAAAAAATTGCTCGTTTAATGTATATATCGGTGCCTGTAATTGCTGTGCCGTTTCTTTAATAACCGCTAATGCTTCCTCATTTTTCACACCGACTACGACCGGTTTCCCAGCTTTCACAATTCCGGCTTTTTCAGCTGCAATCCGTGCATGCGTGTCGCCTAGCATTTCGGTATGCTCTAAGGAAATCGTTGTAATGACTGACACCTCAGGAATAATAACGTTTGTTGAATCTAAACGCCCCCCAATCCCTGTTTCAAGAAGTGCCACATCTAAATTTTTCTCGGAAAAATAAACAAGTGCCAGCAATGTCACAAACTCAAAAAAGCTTGGAAATTTGCCACCAAGCTTGTCTGCAATCACCCTAGCTAAAAGATTGGCAATACGTAAAAAATCAGCGTCCGAAATTTGCTGCTTGTTGATTGTTACGCGCTCATTGGCACGCTCTAAATGAGGCGAAATAAAAGCACCTACCGTTAAGCCATGAGCCATTAAAATTTCACGCGTAGCATTTAATGTGGAGCCCTTTCCATTAGAGCCAGCAAAATGAATGAATTTTGTTTTCTTCTGTGGATTACCAAGTGCATTTAAAATGATGCCTGCCGATTGCAGTGGCTCCCCTTTATACTGACTTGCCTTTAAGCGAAAAATAAAATCTGTGCATTGTTCCATCGTTTGAAACATAATTCTTCTCTCCCTAAAACCGTTAATGAATGCAATACATCCTATTATAGCGAAAATTAAAGAAAAGAGGCACCGAAAGTTCGGCACCTCTAGTTAAATTACATCGCTTTTAATTCGGCAATACGTTTTTCAACGGTTGCAAATTTTTCTTCGTAGTCGGCAAGCTTTTCACGCTCAGCGGCTACTAATGCTTCTGGTGCTTTTGAAACGAAGCGTTCATTTGCTAATTTACCAGAAACTAATTTTACTTCTTTTGCCCATTTTTCGAGTTCTTTTTCAAGACGGGCGATTTCTTCTTCAATATTAATTAATCCAGCAAGTGGCATGAAAATTTCTGCGCCTGAAACAACGGCTGACATTGCTTGGGCTGGTGCTTCAATACCATCCCCAATTGTTAAGCCATCTGGATTACAGAACTTTTCGATATAGCCTTTATTTGCTTCTAGTACAGCTGCGATGCTCGCTTCTTTTGCAGAAATCGTCATCGCTACTTTTTTGCTCATTGGCGTGTTTACTTCTGCACGAATATTACGTACTGAACGAATGATGTCCATTAATAGCTGCATATCTGTGCTTTCTGCCTTGAAATCAAATGCAGGGTTTACAGTTGGCCATGCCGCTACTGTAATTGATTCGCCCTCATGCGGTAAGTGCTGCCAGATTTCCTCTGTTACGAATGGCATTAATGGGTGTAATAGGCGCATTGTATTGTCTAAAACATGAGCCAGTACAGAACGTGTTGTTAATTTTGCGGCTTCATCTTCACCGTATAATGGTAATTTCGCCATTTCGATGTACCAAGAACAGAAATCATCCCAAATGAAGTTG containing:
- a CDS encoding bifunctional folylpolyglutamate synthase/dihydrofolate synthase, with amino-acid sequence MIPLLDVYKERWQVASDPVIQPGLASIEQALEILGNPEKELKVVHFAGTNGKGSTLTFVEAMAREYSLSVGKFMSPCVVDIHDQIQINGVAINAQQLDAIFQQLQEYGLSGKLTDFELLTVVALLFFKQQQVDLVLLEAGMGGREDSTNVVTPIVSVITSIALEHTNFLGTTLASIASHKAGIIKPGRPVVLGEVPQEVQCIFEQEAHSKHTSIAQYGREFSVTPTKLYESYTHTSIGLSIDQLSRQFLGTHQGKNMALAITAFLQVLQAFDLPVNKEKIKQAVSKAKLAGRFEQVLPDVYFDGAHNPASIEMLVQTIQQQFPAQQIEFVVGLLADKDVDKILSMLEQVSDIFYFVDIENPRAMPAQQLLQKSNASKKSVVKDVDALLHTPINSKKIRIVTGSLYLLSEIRQKITRL
- a CDS encoding bifunctional folylpolyglutamate synthase/dihydrofolate synthase — encoded protein: MFQTMEQCTDFIFRLKASQYKGEPLQSAGIILNALGNPQKKTKFIHFAGSNGKGSTLNATREILMAHGLTVGAFISPHLERANERVTINKQQISDADFLRIANLLARVIADKLGGKFPSFFEFVTLLALVYFSEKNLDVALLETGIGGRLDSTNVIIPEVSVITTISLEHTEMLGDTHARIAAEKAGIVKAGKPVVVGVKNEEALAVIKETAQQLQAPIYTLNEQFFAKPHQGLFDYLGEMELRNVELAMFGEHQIANAALAITATKLFLQELDEVKIREALKKAKWEGRFEWVRPNIVLDGAHNSEGTTALIETLQQVVPNKQYVFVYAALQDKDHALSIQLMDQIASEMHFTQIDLPRAATAAQLFAQSHHQQKFANENWIALLEQKMEQITADEVLVITGSLYFIAEVRSYFVSKGWV